Within Pseudomonas paeninsulae, the genomic segment GCGGATCACCTTGAAGCTGGCCGACAGCTCGGCCTCGCTGACACGGCTCGGCTGCCCGGCGAATGCATCGGAGATGCCGGCGATGATGGCTTCCAGGCTGGCACCCGGCGGCGGGTTGTCGCGCAGCTGGCCGCCAAGTTGAAGACCGATGCCATAGCTGACGCGGGTTTCGTCAGTGGAAAAATTGAGTTCGGACATGCGAAGGCTCCGCTGGTGCTGAAAAAAGGGCGACCAGCCTAGCACAGCTGCGCCGGTCACCCTATCGCTGCCACGCCCCGCGCGAGTGCCGCCGCGAACCCAGGGTGGTGACAGGTCCAGCTTTCAGTGCGATGAAGTCGACCCCGGTTTTATCCCCGGCTCATCGGGCATGCCGCACATTTCGTCATGCACTTGCGCCTGCACCAGGTGGAGCGATGGCAGTTGCGGCAAGGCCTGCAGCACCTCACGGGCATGCTCCAGCGAGCGCAGATGGAGGATATGGCCGTGGCCATCTTCAAGC encodes:
- a CDS encoding DUF6482 family protein, whose amino-acid sequence is MNLHDLSGHARAGHVDELNLISLEGGNYYLLEARVSGQPFTLEDGHGHILHLRSLEHAREVLQALPQLPSLHLVQAQVHDEMCGMPDEPGIKPGSTSSH